In Megalobrama amblycephala isolate DHTTF-2021 linkage group LG21, ASM1881202v1, whole genome shotgun sequence, the genomic stretch ttttgcatgaactaaccctttaacctaaGTTCTAAGACACTCCCTGTTAGCCGAGATATCActgctgtgcatgtaaacaatGATAAACTGAGTTTTTATAGCATTCATGCCACCTGGCTGTTGGTATGATTCATTGATGTGCCACTTAATCATTTTACTGAAGTATTTAATCTTTAATTGATAGACAGCACTATTCACTATCATGCGCTGTAGTGAGAATACAGCATTTGGGTAAAAAGAGTAAAtcatttagaaaaataatataatatattcccATTTCTATTTGTACAATACAGACACTTTTCTCTGATGGAACCAAATAATTAAAAGATGAAACGGCAGATGAATCATAATAATGATAAGCAAAGACATGCATGCATAACATTTTTGTTGTTCTTCCTGCTTTATGATATTATGTGTTTGCACTACAGCTTTGTgtgcattacaatttaataaaaagaTATCTTGACCATCACTGACCAAACCTTAAATAGTTTCAAAATCAAACATATTACTGTCCATTACTGACATTATCAGTGTTCACTTATCATCTctcatttcttcatttttttaatgaatttgatTCCCAGCACTGCTTTTCTTCAAGTCATGTGTGTAGTGAGGTGACGCAGAAACTCGCCGCGGGTGCTCGTGTGTCCTGGAAACACGGCGTGACAGAACTCGCACACCTGCGACTGCAGCGTCACTCCTGACATGAACAGCCCTCCGGCTTGACTGACCAACTCACTGTCCAGAAACGAGGATGACCAGGGTCTCTGTGGGACAGACAAACACTCTTTTCACACATATCAGATGTCTGCTTATATTGTACACTCTTAGGGCGCTTTTCAAATGGAATGCTGCATCCTAGTCCAGTCCTTCAGAGGCTTGTAGCATTAAACGCTAGAATGAGATGGTCTACTAAGTGACCATAGCTGTCTCACATGTTCTTTTGTTtctaatcagtggttcggagcgtgtatcaaactgccaaagtcacacttATGAcctaacgaagcctcgtttactgaaatcatgtgactttggcgctctgaaccactgattcgaaacaaaagattcgtaaagcttcatgaagcagtgttttgaaatcacgcatcactagatattgttgaataaagtcgttattttgtttttttggcttcataacattaaggttgaaccactgtagtcacatgacctgttttaaatatgtctttagtagctttctggacattgaaagtgttaattatcttgctgtcaatgcaggcctgaCTGAGTCAtcatattttatcaaaaatatcttaatttgtgttctaaagatgaacgaaggcattacgggtgtggaacgacatgagggtgagtaattaatgacagaattttcatttttgggtgaactaaccctttaaatgatcGCATATTGCCTAGTTCTGGCATGGCGCTGTGAGCTGTAGCTCaataaatcaaacaaataaaaagaattaaaagaaaatTCATGAAGCTAAATCCCTAATATGATCCCATGATGGATACCACTAAAACGTTCTATATATGAAACGCCTAACAGAACCCTTTCTATGTAGAACTTTTTCTCACAAGAGTGTAGTAAGATGTTTAGCAGGAGGTGCGGTCTGAAGGACTAGaaacaataaattaaaagttattCAAGTTTAGGAgcttaaaacaaagaaaaccgAAGTAAACCAAAACTAACTAAACACAAGTATGATACAAACCCGCAGCCGTTGTGAAGTCTGGTTAGCATGATAATGTTGCTCAACTTTCCTCAGGTCATCCCAGGCGCTGTTTTCTGGCGTCTTTACAGGATTGTGGAAAACCGCATTATCGTGGCTACCTTGTTTCAGATCTAGCATGTCCAGGTTAAGATGCAGTTTGTCTAGTCCTCTATCAATGTGACTGAGATCATGAGCAGctgaaaaacaaacagcagAATGAAAACCTAGCGCTCAAAAGATTTAGAAATGCAGACAAAAGTGAGAATGAGAATCATTACTGACTGAATATCAACAAAATTTGGTTTGGAAAccattttcactcagaaatttgCAATGCTAGAAAATTTCACaattaataattacaaagaaatggcttgtgacactgaattaaacataagtTAAAGTAGATTCAATTTCTTCCAAAAAATCTTGCTTAAAACTATTTACAATAGTGTAGACTTTAAAACTTTCAACTTAGAAAAACTTTCATAAAGAGAATCCTATACATTGAGAGTTCAGTATGTGTGTTTCAGCGAGATTCAGTCTTTGAGATTCATGGCATTCTGCAGGATGGAGTAGGTGTCCCATCTTTTCCTCTGTGAAATGGCACGGGTTTTCAAAAATCCTAGCTGGAGCGGTGGCCAACCCTGAAAGTGAACATTAATGTCATTTAACATTTATCATAGTGTCTACAACCATTTAACAcattatgatattaataatgcattaagTACTGAAAAGTTGTAGTTGATTTGAGTCAATTGACCTTGTTGTCGTTGCACTGTGTCAGAGAGATGTTTCAGCATTGCTGCTTGTTTTAAGCAGAGTGACTGGAGACGGACAAACTCCTGGTACAGCGCTGCATATGCCTCCTCCATCTTAacgaaaattaaaaataaaacttatcAGAAAGTCTTCGAGCTTGCAGTCTTGTAGTCGTTAGCTTCTGTGCAGTAAGAaatggagaaagagagagagatttccaccattatttaaataaaagacTACAAACGTACATTTCATTGACTAAAATGAAGCAagttcatttaaagggttagttcacccaaaaatgaaaatttctgtcattaattactcaccctcatgtcgttccacactcgtaagaccttcattcatctttggaacacaaattaagatatttttgataaaatccgatggctcaatgaggcctgcattgacagcaagataattaacactttcagatgcccagaaagctactaaagacatatttaaaacagttcatgtgactacagtggttcaactttaatgttataatgtaacaaagctttacaaatcttttgtttcgaatcagtggttcagagcggcaaaatcacatgatttcagtaaacgtaaatgaggctttgttacgtcatatgcgtttcgaaatttcaatggttagcgtgactttggcgctccgaaccactgattggAAAccaaagattcgtaaagcttcgaagcttcatgaagcagtgttttgaaatcacccatcactagatattgttgaataaagtccaagaagttttattttgtttttttgctacatttatttaattaaaaatacagtaaaaaacagtaatattgtgctcaaatatcattaaatttaaaaatacaaaaagaatatTTATCCTCGGGCCTCATCGGGCCTTCTTGATAAAGCACGTCACGTGTCATGCGCAGCGTCTCGTCCACTCGCGCTCGCAGTCTCGCACGCGTGACGCATCACACCTGCTGTGCGTGTTGTACTATTCAGTAGCTTAAAGCCTCGtttaaagcctcgtttacactgcacgcgtgcgGCGCGTCACGgctgcgacgcggctaccggagctgatacgcggccactctagtcatgctcgtgtttacaccagccgcgctgcggtgcgtttgagaagcgtcccagaagcggctcaccgcgccgcttcgctaaagacaggcgcctcgcctatttttgacggacgccgcgtccaagacgcgcagctgaaatacaaaataaagtcaaaataatcaccctgagtaaactcccgctcatatttcacattaatacgatgccagaaactgacgacaagagattcgaacttgaaatttcttgttttttgttgtgtgttaacttcatctgtatggctacagcaaaataaagtatggcatagcaataaacacaatcaaaccggacaaaatataaccatttagccattaaaaacatgaaaaaattaaCGAAAACAATGTTTGCCAGGCAAATCTAGTGGTCTCGCGAATCCAGCCGCTtcgcttctgaaatgcttctggtgtgagttgacaccCCTCAGAAGACGGTACAAAACCTTGTCGGAGCCGAAACGAGGCTTAAGTACAACATGGAGCTTGAAGaaccaaagaaaaaaattaaaacaggagaatTAACTTTGAGCAAGTCTGGAGGAAAATCGGAGGtatggaaacattttaaactagttttaataaacaaacaacgcaGTTTACATGCTTCTTCCTTGTCGTATTATTCATTaagataataattaataaatgcacgCACAATTATAAACTTGATAAATGTTACAGATATGTTTTACTATGCACAAACAAATGCTTTTCAACTTACATatgcaaaattcagaattaaatgaatgtgctgcaatttgtacaaaaagagAGTCTAGCTATAGCCTACGTGTTTTAGCCATTAAATAAGCACATTTAGTTTCAAGtttgttaagttttgttttgaagaaagattttcattaaagtgaatttcgtttagtattaattgtatcttaattttaatacatttttcaccATCCAATTACCTggatttaatacataaaaagcaatatagcagacaatataatattgacatggaggcgccggcgcgccACGGACACACTTACACCATTTGAAACTCGTAACACACGCTGTCACCGAATTTACAAATGCACATCTTGCTTGTTgctcacacacatattatgttaaaataacaataggttgaagtaacattattaataataattaatctttaagaatatttgattgaatgctgaatgttgagcttgttcaatttaataaaattaaaactttattataattaaaataatttaatatttaatattgagtggccaatttttgctcatttattaatagtatttatataatttatataactgCGCAGCTTCCCCTGTAGCTTATGATCTAGCACAGCAGCACctgcgttaaaaaaaaaaaaaaaaaatctggcgcCGCCCCTGGTTATAACGGCCCACGTATTAAAAATGGTCGGGTTTAAATCGGGCTCGGGCTCATAATTACAGTGGACGTGTCGGGCCGGGCCGGGCTCGGACACAACGTGCTCGGGCTCGGGTAGGGTCGGGCTTGATTTGTTGGGCCCGATCTAAGCTctactgtgtactatttaaatatatttgacaaagtaatttattcctgtgatgcaaagctgaattttcagcatcgttactccagtcttcagtgtcacatgatccttcacaaatcattctaatatgctgatctgctgctcaagaaacatttatgattattttcaatgttgaaaacagttgtgtacttttgttttcaggattccttgatgaatagaaagttcaaaagaacagcatttatctgaaatacaaagcttctgtagcattatacactaccgttcaaaagtttggggtcagtaagaatttttatttttatttttttgaaaagaaattaaagaaatgaatatttttcttttggcagttaagacatttataatgttacaaaagattagatttcagataaacactgttcttttgaactttctattcatcaaataatcctgaaaaaaaatattgtacacaaatattttgtacaattgtacacattaaatgtttcttgtgcagcaaatcagcatattagaatgatttctgaaggatcatgtgacactgaagactggagtaatgatgctgaaaattcagctttgcatcacaggaataaattactttgtgaaatatattcaaatagaaaacagttattttaaattgtaataatatttcacaatattactgttttttactgtatttttaattaaataaatgtagccttggtgagcagacgaaacttcttttaaaaacattaaaaatcttagtggttccaaacttttgaactgtactgtatctgagtgaaacagcttcttgacaataacaaatgtagggcggggttTAATTTTGTCTATGGGTAATTGATTGAATGGTTGGGAGTTTGTGGTTTGCGATTGGtggatgtcatgtgagtgacaggttgccccgcccttgCGCCAgccattttgattaaagatttcaaggcacatgaataaaaaataaaaaaaaatcatgtactaataaatacagaattattccataaaaatgttcaattttGATCTCATTATGACTTTAAACAATCTATGTAGACACCTATTGTCGCTTCAGAAACACTTCACCTGTGCAATTTAAATTTGGTaccatctttttttattattatttattgtttttattgttgttgttagtgAATATGATATGACTCAAAAATGCATTGGTTCCCGCCATAGAAAAGAAGACTACTTAGACAAACAGGGAAGTAAACAGAACAGATAGGTTGCCACAAAAATTATATAGAGGTAGACAAGTGTTGTTACATGTCATAACTGGGTGCTGTCACAAAATAATAGGCTAACATCTGAATATTTGACTTGACATTAAAAAATTGCAACCTGTCAGGGAGAGAAAAGCTTCGAAATCAAACGGTATTTTCTGACTGAGGTGACACTTTTCTTGTCGGACATTTCAGTGAACCGATAGTTAGCTAGGTAACAAACATGGGTAAACCTCAAACCATCAAAATCATCCGCGCAGTATGTTCCTCCGCAAGTATAGGCTACTTAAACCACAGGTGCCACCCGAAAGCACAGACTATACCTTTCTTTGTTTATTCAAGAATAAATCTGTAGCAAACAATAGCAAGTTTCTACACTGCATTGCTGTGGCCACAGAATGAAAGCgtgaagaggaaaaacagattTGCATAATAGTATACAGGCTTACTAATATCCAGACATTCGTAATCAACTCGATACAATGGAAGATATTTTTACGTTTGTCACTCCGATGAAGAGTCCGTATATGCTGTCCAGCGTAAAACTTTACAAATTGAAGCAAACAGTAAGTAGGCTATCAGGAAATCAAAAACAGGAACTCGAACAGGAACCTCCTCCCGGGTCAGTTAAAGTGACCCAGCACACCTAGAAACAGCGCATGATCTGTTTTCACATCTGTACTCAAGTGTAAACTGTCCACACTGGAGGCATTATGGGAGAATTAGTCGCATTGTGTTGTAGTGTCCACTGCAAGTGGGCGATACTTGAAGTATAGTGCATACTAtatgtgtatttttaattttttttaaaaaaatacaatacataATGGAAAGGGAATTTAGCAATAAACTCCCCAGTtgacagggaacgttctcagaactttgACGAACGTTCTGGTTCTGAACAAAGtaatgaacaaacgttcttccagtaactttaaagggttaattcacccaaaattgaaaattctgtcatttattactcaccctcatgtcgttccacacctgtaagaccttcgttcatcttcagaacaaaaattaagatatttttgttgaaatccgatggctcagtgaggcctccatagccagcaatgatatttcctctctcaagatccattaatgtactaaaaacatatttaaatcagttcatgtgagtttattggttcaatattaatattataaagcgacgagaatatttttggtgcggcaaaaaaacaaaatagcgacttatatagtgatggccgatttcaaaacactgcttgattaagcttcagagcgttatgaatcagaatcttttgtgtcgaatcatgattcggatcgtgtgtcaaaccgccaaagtgctgaaatcacatgactttggcgctccgaactgctgatttgacacgctgattcataatgctccgaagcttcctatttaaatcaggaataaattacattgtattctaacagttaatttaaatttttgaccACCAGTGTgcatttgaaaaaaacaaaaagattgTTTTACTTTAATGTAAGGTTAGGTAAGGCTTTGAAtgaagattaaagggttagttcacccaaaaatgaaaattctctcatttattactcaccctcatgtcgttccacacccataagacctttgttcatcttcagaacacaaattaagatatttttgttgaaatccgatggctcagtgaggcctgcatagccagcaatgacatttcctctctcaagatccattaatgtactaaaaacatatttaaatcagttcacgtgagtacagtggttcaatattaatatcataaagacaaaacaaaataacgacttatatagtgatggccgatttcaaaacgttatgaatcagcgtattgaATCAGCagctgttcagagcgccaaagtcacgtgatttcagcagtttgacggtttgacatgcgatctgaatcatgattcgacacataagattcataacgctctgaagcttcacgaagcagtgttttgaaatcggccatcaccaAATAAGTTGttaatttgtaaaaaataaaatattcttgtcgctttataacattaatattgaaccactgtactcacatgaactgatttaaatatgtttttagcttTTTGCtagctatgcaggcctcacagagccatcatatttcaacaaaaatatcttaatttgtgttctgaagagggtgagtaattaacattattttcatttttgggtgaactaactctttaagaaaGATTGTTTAGAGCAAAAACAAGTTTCATAGCCTTTTGAAAGTGTGTATTTCGCTCCAGTTCAGTTgatggcggtaatgcaccaaacAGCCACTGTCGACAGCCAATACCATTCAAGAAGAAAAACGAAATTGTGGCAGATCTCAGGTCAGCCGCTAAGCCACAATTATCCGTGTGTGCACGTCATCAGTTTCATGTCCGCGTGTGTGCGGTGTGTTTAAAGCAAAAGGTTTGTATGTTTTCGCAACGCTTCGAATTCTGCATGTGATGCAGTGCGATTAATGTAAACGCATGATGTCGGATTTTATTCGCTTGTGTTTTGTGAAAGGTAATTCTTGTGTACCTGGCATTCGGAGATCACCATCAAAGGTTGTAGTAGAATATAATTGTATGGAATGACCTACATGCatgacatttttattcattttttttcgtAGGTGGGGATGGAAAACAATTTTCACGTGGTTATTTTCTGTGCATTGATCTCTTTGCACCTATTGTTGGTCCAAGGAGCCAGACAGGGTCAAGACATCAAATGTGGAGGTATTTCAAGCTTTGCATGAGCACATGAACATATTCTTATACATAGACAGCCATTGTGGGTTGATTGATTGTAGTAAAACTTGTGCTGTTACATACCTTCATAATTGCATCTGAAATGCATATTTTTCCCCCCAGCATGCAGGGCATTAGTTGATGAAATGGAATGGGCCATATCCCAAATAGATCCCAAGAAAATGATCCAGACTGGATCATTTAGGATTAATCCTGATGGCAGTCAGTCAGTAAGAGAGGtgacatatttttgtttcataATGACCCTGGCTCTCAGttgactttttttcctttctttttttttttttttttacaccaacTTAGAGGCTTTTAACTTATATTATTATAACGTAATATATATAACGTTGTTTTAATGTTCTCAGGTTCCCTTTTCTCGCTCTGAGGGTCACCTGCTTGAACTGATGGAAGAGGTTTGTGAGAAGATGAATGATTACGGCGAACATGTTGACCCTGCCACCAATCGAAAGACATACGTGAGACACACGTCCCGTGACGGCACCGCCATGGACCTTTCTGATGTGGCCTTTGACTCCAGAGTCAGCTCCAGCTTAAAGTTTGCTGTAAGATCCattctttcatttctttacGCCTTTATTTTTAGGTAAAGACACAACAACACTTAAACTCTACAGTTGGAAACACAAATATATTGAGTGCAAATTGGATGCAATTTGCTGTTGATTTGATGCATTTCCTTATCAGTTTAGAAACGTCTCTCTTGTGTTTTTTCACAGTGTGAAACGATTGTTGAGCAGCATGAGGATGAACTTATTGAATTCTTTTCTCATGAGACAGACAACGTTAAAGACAAGCTCTGCAGTAAGAGGACAggtaatattgtaaatataataattaaatgaaattttgatAAGTTATGTGACCATGTTATAAAACATATTTCCCCACAAATGCATCTTTTTGTAAAATGCTCAAATGCAAAAACATTCTGACAACATATCTTTTCAagcatatttaaagggttagttcacccaaaaactaaagctctgtcatcaattactcaccctcatgtcgttccaaacaagTAAGAATCTGGAACACCAATgaagttatttttaatgaaatctgagaggtttctgtcccttcACTGAAAGTGTGTTAACTTAAAGCTATAATGCTTCAAAATGTtgataaagagatcgtaaaataAATCCACATGAACTGAAccgtttaatccaagtcttctgaagagacatgatcactttatatgatgaacagatttagggtacgtttacactataacgatgtactaaaatgaaaaattttcACATACAGGCGACAACactgtcaaaacgatccccgtaTGCATGGATCCGCGGgaacgactaaaaacgctgtattctgctgccaggccagtagttggcgatgttactttgtaaagaaacactacgcaccCATAGACTGAACGTGTAATACACATAAACATGAAGATGCCATTTCACAAATTGtctttgtagtttacacagagatgataacAGTATTGATTTCAAACACTTGCACtctgaaacccattttcaaaagttttcagGCCCTCAA encodes the following:
- the zgc:113184 gene encoding uncharacterized protein zgc:113184; this encodes MEEAYAALYQEFVRLQSLCLKQAAMLKHLSDTVQRQQGLATAPARIFENPCHFTEEKMGHLLHPAECHESQRLNLAETHILNSQSAHDLSHIDRGLDKLHLNLDMLDLKQGSHDNAVFHNPVKTPENSAWDDLRKVEQHYHANQTSQRLRRPWSSSFLDSELVSQAGGLFMSGVTLQSQVCEFCHAVFPGHTSTRGEFLRHLTTHMT
- the cnpy2 gene encoding protein canopy homolog 2 isoform X1 is translated as MMSDFIRLCFVKGNSCVPGIRRSPSKVGMENNFHVVIFCALISLHLLLVQGARQGQDIKCGACRALVDEMEWAISQIDPKKMIQTGSFRINPDGSQSVREVPFSRSEGHLLELMEEVCEKMNDYGEHVDPATNRKTYVRHTSRDGTAMDLSDVAFDSRVSSSLKFACETIVEQHEDELIEFFSHETDNVKDKLCSKRTDLCDHALKIPHDEL
- the cnpy2 gene encoding protein canopy homolog 2 isoform X2 codes for the protein MENNFHVVIFCALISLHLLLVQGARQGQDIKCGACRALVDEMEWAISQIDPKKMIQTGSFRINPDGSQSVREVPFSRSEGHLLELMEEVCEKMNDYGEHVDPATNRKTYVRHTSRDGTAMDLSDVAFDSRVSSSLKFACETIVEQHEDELIEFFSHETDNVKDKLCSKRTDLCDHALKIPHDEL